One Agrobacterium vaccinii DNA window includes the following coding sequences:
- a CDS encoding DUF924 family protein, with product MSKGTATSASDVIAFWKDAGPEKWFDKDAQFDATFHDRFRDLHFAAARRELETWLEDAESSLALLLLLDQFPRNCFRGTAHMYATDPLARHYTQEALRRGRDKTIDPELPIFLYLPLMHSEDLEDQNLCCKLCEPLGERYLPFAIEHRDIIERFGRFPHRNDILLRESTADEKRFLEEGGFAG from the coding sequence ATGAGCAAGGGCACCGCTACGTCCGCTTCTGACGTTATCGCGTTTTGGAAAGATGCCGGACCTGAAAAGTGGTTCGACAAAGACGCCCAGTTCGACGCGACGTTCCATGATCGTTTCCGGGATTTACATTTCGCAGCCGCACGGCGCGAGTTGGAGACATGGCTCGAGGACGCGGAAAGCAGTCTTGCGCTGCTGTTGCTGCTGGATCAGTTTCCCCGCAACTGCTTTCGCGGCACGGCCCATATGTACGCGACAGACCCGCTCGCCCGTCACTACACCCAGGAGGCCCTGCGGCGCGGCCGCGACAAGACAATCGATCCAGAGCTTCCTATCTTCCTCTATCTTCCTTTGATGCACTCGGAAGACCTCGAAGACCAGAATTTATGCTGCAAGCTGTGCGAACCCCTGGGCGAGCGTTATCTGCCTTTTGCCATCGAGCATCGCGACATCATTGAACGCTTCGGTCGCTTCCCGCATCGCAACGACATTCTTCTGCGCGAAAGCACGGCGGATGAAAAACGCTTTCTGGAAGAAGGCGGGTTTGCGGGCTGA
- a CDS encoding SlyX family protein has translation MADDSENRIIALEETVAHHAKTIEELSDQLTEQWKVVEQTRAKLDRLTDRFLNLEEQSLEAPAITKPPHY, from the coding sequence ATGGCTGACGACAGCGAAAACCGTATCATTGCGCTCGAAGAAACCGTGGCGCATCATGCAAAGACCATCGAAGAACTGTCCGATCAGCTGACAGAGCAATGGAAAGTCGTCGAGCAGACCCGCGCCAAGCTGGATCGGCTGACCGACCGGTTCCTGAACCTCGAGGAGCAATCACTCGAAGCCCCCGCCATAACCAAGCCACCGCATTATTGA